From Aquarana catesbeiana isolate 2022-GZ linkage group LG05, ASM4218655v1, whole genome shotgun sequence:
GTGAATGATTTTATAGAGAGGGGtgcttttgcattttattttagtctttattgctgtctgtgtcccagctggggagatttaccctgagACCCCCCAAAGTATGAAAGTGATTGGAAAAGCCAAAATATTGGGCTGTCAACAAAACAGGGGATGCCTTCTAATGAAGACAATTGTTCCTGTGGCAAATGTCTAACTTGGGATTTGCCTCGCTTTGGGGAGGTTTCATCTTActtgaaggaaagggaaaagagaaatttcctcaatgggggacacaaaaaaaataaataaatctccactccatccacaatgtccaaaaaaagttttgccttcaggtcATCTTTTCCTTCCAAGTTTTGTGCTGGGATCTCAATTGCAACCCAAAAATCCCCCCAGGACATTGATGTCCCTTTctcccatacatacatacatttggcTCCCAACACCAGACTTCAGAAAGTGCTAGCTGCCTTCCCAATTCAATACAAGCATGCACAAAGTGTTCTGTCTATACCCTGACATCACTTTCTACATGCTTAATTTAGGAAGCCTTGTACCACAAATGGACAGGAGGTCTACAGTGATGTCCTCCTAAGTatctcagtacaggtctcctggTTATACTTATATAATGTAAGAGGTATTATTTATCTTGGTTTACGGTCATGTTCATTCACTTACAACTATACTTTTTATTATTGGCAGATCGAACATGAGATCAGCATCCTCTTCCCTTTCTTCAAGGGGGATTATCAGGGCTGGAGGGACTCTGTTCGACAtaacctctcctccaatgattgctTCCAAAAGGTAAGGACTTGTTGCTCCTAGGATGTGATGGCGGTGATGGGCTCTTAAGGTTCTCTACATACTgcagccaagtaaaaaaaaaaaaaaaataggtgcagATTCTGAGAAAAGACTTTTCTGATCATTGTAAATAGGTCACAGGGTTTTGTTACCCTGACCTGTAATAGATTTGTGTGAATCTGCTGTGCTGGCTTACGCCTCTAACGTCTTCTCCCTCTTTTGCAGATCCTGAAAGATCCGCTGAAGCCGAATGGTAAAGGCAACTACTGGATAGTGAATGTGAGCCAGATTCCTGCCGCAGCCATGAAGCTGCAGAACACGGTGGTCACCCGCCAGGAAGCCTACCCTCATGACCTGGCTCCTTATATCCTGGATGGACATCCCTACAGACCTTCCACTTTTCATAACCCTCATCCTCCAATAGAAAATACTGCGGTCAGAGCAGAAGCAGAGGCTCAGTCCTCAGGACCAACCCAGCCCCCTAGTGTACATCCCGCCTCAACTTACCCAGATATCTTATGGAACCTTCCAACATCATACACAACATGTGTGGCCCCCAATGTGGTGGCCCCTCCTAGCATACACCCTCTGCAGCTTTACCCCAACTTCGCACTCTCTCTACGTAATTACATGCCTTCCACATACTCAAGCTCCACCTGTGCGGAGCGGAGGGATGTCTACCCTCCCAATGTGATACCTCAAATGTCTCCCCAGCCTAGACCCTCTGAAGCCAGGAATTCCCTGTCAGATTTCCCTCCCAATACAGCAATATTTAATGTCCCCATATATCCCTCACCTGGGAGCTACATGTCACCTCAAAACATGTATGGGCAGCAGTTATCTCAAGGTGgggcttacgggcagcatttatctcagggtggtgcttacgggcagcatttatctcagggtggtgcttacgggcagcatttaacTCAGGGTTGCACATATGGGGAACATTTATCTCAGGTCGGGGTGTACCCAGAGTACGGACCCAACGGTTACTGATTGGCCAGATGTTGAGTCAAGGCTGGTTTTGGGCCGTTCACTTTTGTCCCAAGGACTAGCTGCACTTGAAGGCTTACCTGATGACATTGGCACCAGTGGTaaattagtcgactaaaataacactattttaattgactaaaacagttcagatggctaaaatacaactaaaactgaaatggcattttagtcaaaagacaaagattaaaaattaacactggttggcacTCAACTCGGCATATGGCCCAGCGGAGGTGGCACCAACCAAGACATACAGTCCAAAGGcattggaattggatcacatgtatatatgacaatcattttgtatcttgtctgattatattcacttgaaataaatttgaatttttgttttactgAAATTTGGCATCAATGTTGTAATTGTCTACATGGGTATCAAGATTAGAACTAGTAAAATagtctgaaaaatgtatatatcaactgtatagtatagatcttaaagggtcagtccacccaaaagtgacatTTCAGTATTTGTCTAATGCTGGTGAATTAATTGCCCTGACAGGGTCTTGTATCTCCCGATTTTACACACTTGCTGTCCCCATTATAAAGGGTTCCCAACTTCCCACCATCCCGgcaccatttttaatttattttatgttatggagaatgtgacagaaggcatcaaaacacaaatgttttatatatgagatttgtaatgaaataacaatttccatctttataaagattCCTGTGGGTGTATTGGTTGTATTCGGAATTCCTCGGCTCACGTCTAGTGATAATAGAAGCAGTGGCATCACGATGGGGGGGCAAGGTGGGGTGCAGCCTGcactgggtgacacctgccagaaaggtgacaccggggccgccactacacagtgcactatattgtatGCACTTTGAGAGCTGCAGCGGTGTGGTGAGAGCGGGACATGTAGCCGTGCgagggaggctgcctataacactccccagtcAGTGAAGCTAACCCTCGGGGATCTTCAATATCTCCTCCCACACCCTTATTCACTCTCGCGGCTGAAGGAGGAGAAGAGGCGAAGACACAGCAGCATCAAGTGTCTTTATCTCTGCAGCTATGCTGTAAGTtcctgcaaactgccctatacctccccaacctgccctatacctccccaacctgctctataccttcccaacctgccctacaccaccccaacctgccctacacctccccaacctgccctataccaccacaacctgccctataccacccctataccaccccaaactgcccaatACCTCCCCAAACTCCCCTATACCGCCCCAAACTCCCCTATACCTCTcaaaactgccctatatcaccccaacctgccctatatcacctcaacctgccctatacctccccaaactgccctataccaccccagcctgccctatttcaccccaacatgccctataccacccaacctgccctagaaCGAATTcagagatggacaacaaaatggtgaaaggtttgaggGATGAaacatcaggagagacttcaggaacttacagtctggaggaaagaagggaaaggatggatatgacaaccttcaaactcataaagggggtgaataaggttcaggagggcaggattttcaatatgaagccaagtttaagaacacggggacatgacctcaaaaccagatgaaagaaagttctacactaatcttagaaaggcttggaacagactttcagaagaggtagcgagtcagtcaacagccagcccctgttcacattagagcaacttgacaggtcaaatcgcatgacaagttgcatcctatTTCCAGCCATCACTCTGTTCAAACCAGTGCGACGCCgactcatgcaaattggatgcggtgtaaagcgcatccaattcgcatatatgtgaacgcaGCCTAAATCTCCCCTAATGTGTTTAAAATTACTGGGCATATTATTCCCCAGCTTTGCATCCCTGCGCCATATCCTTTTTCCACCATATTTTCAtcagtataaaaaataattttaaggcaTGTCTATTATAGATTTAGAATAGCAGTTTCGTTGTTGGGGTGTCAAACTAGTTAAATAAAAGGTTCTGCAAACAGCAAGAGCAATAAAGCAGCTTCAGTAATGACCCCATCAATCATTATACCAACATTTAATAAGTCATTAactcattattaattattaataataatcaattaatatgtattcgtagtttttacccatttaatattacatctagacacacagacacatagaagagtgaggacagaaaaaaatagaccaagtgctccatcaagtctgccccacttttttcatttatatctacagtatatctatatttttatttttttttagtatagatttatgtttgccccaagcatttttgagatgcatgtttgaaaatctattatcagttatagacctcccatgttatatggagtcctactgagcgtgttttttatcaaagacattttttcctgcaaaatgctgtCTTCTTATCTGTCATCTTAACATAACGGAATTGTGCTACTTATAGATATAATATGACATGATATCAtataggtatttatattttttatattaaattctGAGCATaagacactcctgatccctgcattctgagagcaatacCCTCCTTATAATAAACAATAAGTCTAAAATCATAAAGATATGCGTGCCAAGTCTCTGATTTGTTGTACTTATTGAAGCAGCGCTGAGTGTCCGATGTTATAAAACACTTTGTATAGAACAGATGTttgaagagacaggaaagttcaaaaataaagATGTAGTCTGTGGATGTGAAGGTATACGTGGAAATCCTTTCACCAAtaatgatcaccgcgtgaggggcTCACCCaacgtgagattgcactcaccacaatatcAGTAATCACAAGCCTTTGGATAATAATCTTTAAAACTTTTCCGTCTCCTTAattcaaccaccaggtggtgcaagACCCTCTCGGTATGTATAACATGGGGAGAAAATGAGatgccatatagcgtaatattgcttaagAATGTTTATTAAATAATATACAAAACCAAATTCCCCCTTTTAAAATGTGCGTACCAGATACAAAAGGTTAAAAGAGCATTGAAAAGTGTACTGTGCCTGTATAAATCGTCCCCCGGGAGGAGTTCCTGGATGCGAGCTGTATACAGCTAATCCATTCGCTTCCTGGTTACCTtccgtggagcgcacacgtcacttccggtagattacgacCCTGACGCATTTCGTCACTTCCAGACGTCATCTGAGGGCGTAATCTACCAATCATGAGGCCGGCTTTATATAACAATGATGAGTTTAAACAGCGAATGAGGGAGGCAGGACTACCAGCCACTCCCACTGCATAATCAAGGCtcccggagctgtcagcagaggaggactcTGACTTATAATACACTGACACTGTTTTAAAACTAATCATGCCGACATTGTTAAAAAGATAGTGACTCGTACGTCTTGCTTcaggattttttcctttttacctACTTATGTCATATGTAGCATTCCAATACATTTTCTACGTATAAATGAGGTACAAAATTATGTAATAAATATACCAGACATATATATATTCTTAATGGTGggagaaaaacatttaaaataaagtgAAACCAAATGAAAACAAAATTAGCAGAATAAGCAGCATCCTCCTTTGTATTTACCTTCTATCATTACCATTTGCTGTCACCCATCCAGGGTGTAAGCCCTCAACATGGATATGAATggataaatgtaatttattgaaataaataaataaattattaaataaatttaCTGCGTTGGTGGATTAATCTAATCTTAAAACacattgaataaaaaatatatattgaataaaaaaatatatattatacaaggAGGATGCGTTAAAATGGCTTTACATTCATTTATGAGAATCAGATTTCAATCATTACACCTACTGTTCAAAACCGACTATAatctaataaaattgtaaaatatgtatatatgaagTCATTATATGGTAATAGATGTCCAAATATAACAGTATGGGAATAATATTAGTTCTAAAGGATATGAAAATATCTAAATACATTCTTGATGTGATATTTAAAATTTCTATGATTAAATTTAAAATAGAATTTAAAATTTATAGATTAAATATATCAACAGGGACTATGTGTACTGAAAGATAACAGAATGTGTATTATGTAtcactaataaagcaatttatGTCTAGCTCTATGTTTAGGCCTCGGGGGGAGAGCACATCTACGGAATAGATCCACCGGGTTTCGTGTTTTGACAGTTCACGAATACGGTTAATGCCTCTCCAGTGGCTTTGGAGTTGCTCTATCCCCCAGAATTCCAACCCCTTGGGATCCCTGTTGTGTTTCAACCTGAAGTGCAGAGACACATTGTGGTCTTTATAACcattttttatgttattaatgTGCTCTGCAATCCTAACCCGTAACAACCTTTTGGTACGGCCTATATACAACAGGCCGCAGGGACACCTTAGAGCGTAGACTACATAAGcgctccttaaccctgcattctgagcgcagagcACTacttatccctgcattctgagcgcagagcACGCcttaaccctgtattctgagcatcatgcactccttaaccctgtttactgtctttttatttttgtttggtgggatgcttcagaattccctgcctataggctcctgagatgtaaatccagccctgcctgcaaatcgcatcagactgcacaaaaagtagtgcatgcactggcaccacgttctggtgtgaaccggccccaacaacaggacactgtgcccggtgatctttgacttcatcagtgttgttcaagtagatctccatctgtctaaggtttcctacccctgccttagagccttTTCAATCCCTTTTGCTCCCTCAGAGTCCCCCAAGATCCCTTTAGTTCCATGCACCAACTCATTCCCAACTGGGAAatatgtttcctcagtccctttcattgTATCAAAAGTGAGACTCCTGGGGTCTTTttacacccctgatatctcaccagcaAGACAACAGccttatgaaaaaaaatgtaaacaattatttttaaaaaatgttttaaaaaataggtcaaaaatcaaactaagggctctttcacacggggcggatcagtgatgatccgtcctgtgaacatccgcttgctcagcggggatcgctccgccggtctccgctgagcaggaagatgacaggtctgtctctgcacactgtgcagcgacggacctgtcagagcgccgctctataggggatcggatgatgacggaccgtagtgtccttcgtcacccgatccgatccgaaaatggatggaaaagtagggttttcctccgttacacttttcggatcggagtgggtcgaaagttagcggacatgtcaccgctgacatccgatgctccatagggatacatgtatgtctgtttttcatccgaaaacggaaggatgaaaaacggacatacggatcgtcagtgtgaaagagccctaaaagttCTAATCAGCCTAAAATGCcgcgcccaatatgtagcataatttagccatgCCCACTGTTTGCCACGGCACATGTAGCACGCTGCAGGTCACCATCTTCATTGTTGGGGCcccaatgcattactttgcccaggggcccatgatgctattaagatggcactgggttatagtggctcctgtggtgacaaTGCTGGATCTAAGTATCAaagctagatcccttcttccagacatagcCGCCCCATAGGAAACTTGTTCTGAATTGATGGGCAATGAGGACAAGGGTGAGAAGTAGTCCAAGTGGTTACAATGGCTGGGTGGAGAAAATCATGGGAGTAAGTGTAtatactctaaggctgggttcacatatatgccaattggatgcgtttttaactgtatccaattcgcataacatgtgagtgtgaccggctttcaatggagccggtacacacatgtCCGGTGGGGGCTTCAGTGCAGTTTTGAAAAGAGtcttgtgcgtttttgggtccggttcaggtgcgaattcagggaaaaatttgcacctgcatcacacctgaactggtgaaccgAAATGCACAGGACATCGGACTGCAATCCACAGCCATAAATACACTATataagcaaaagtattgggacacctgcctttacacacacacacacatgaactttaatggcatcccagtcttagtccgtaaggttcaatactgtgtttccccgaaaaaaagcccgggtcttatattaattttggcaacaaaagacacagtagggcttattttcggggtaggtcttatcatgtaatgtgctgtcttctctccccctctctccctgcctgacaggaatccccagtgtgaaccaagttaaaatgcttgtaaatcctatattccactctattaaagtagtatataatgtacaatgtgtgtgtttctgtaatataattgtgccaaataccttcattatagcgttgatctgctcttctgtgacccaccggagatcttttccctgcaattatattacagaagcacacacatcgtacattatatactactgtaatagagtagattataggatttcacaagcattttaaactagggcttattttctgggtagggcttatattgcagccctcctggaaaataacgctaggtctaattttcagggtaggtcttattttcagggaaacacggtattgagttggcccaccctttgcagctataacagcttcaactcttctgggaaggccgtccacaaggtttaggagtgtctatgggaatgtttgaccattcttccaaaagcgcatttgtgaggtcaggtattgatgttggatgagaagacctggctcacagtctctgctctaattcatcccaaaggtgttctaatgggttgaggtcaggactctgtgcaggccagtcaagttcctccaccccaaactcgctcatccatgtctttatggaccttgctttgtgcactggtgtgcagtcatattggaacaggaaatccccaaactgttcccacagagttgggagcatgaaattgtccaaaatgtcttggtatgctgacaccttaagagttcccttcactggatctaaggggacaagcccaacccctgaaaaacaaccccacaccataatcccccctccaccaaatgatttggaccagtgcacaaagcaaggtccataaagacatggatgagcgagtttggggtggaggaacgtgactggcctgcacagagtcctgacctcaacccgatagaatacctttgggatgaataatgccatgtacacgcgatcgcacattccgacaacaaaatccatgttttttcttccgacggatgttggctcaaacttgtcttgcatacacacggtcacacaaatgttgtcggaaattccgaacgccaagaacgcggtgatgtacaacacgtacgacaagccgagaaaaatgaagttcaaaagccagtgcggctcttctgcttgattccgaacatgcgtggaactttgtgcgtcggaattgtgtacacacgatcggaatttccgaccacggattttgttgtgttggaaattgtccgatggagcctacacatggtcggaatttctgacaacaatctcccatcgaacattttccgtcagaaaatccgaccgtgtgtacggggcattagagtggagactgcaagccaggccttctcgtccaacatcagtgcctgaccttcactgctgaattcgcacctgaaccagacccagaaatgcacaggactctttttgaAACACCACCTCATCAGCCCCAGaaatgtgtgtaccggctccatcgagagcgaattggatgcggtttcaaacacattcactttgcatatatgtaaacacagcctagaacttatgtttattagatataatacatttttggggccgtggatattgtctcttgtagtgaaaagtttggagacccctgtatatgattgggagattgatagcttattagtgatttaatttcattcggatgattagcggtgagctccactaatgttcttctctatattgtatttgtttaataacatctattattattattattattattattattattattattattattatacaggatttatatagcgtcaacagtttgtgcagcgtttacaacatgagggcagctattgagttttcttcacacatagaatatatattgctgacaatttataggttataacaagagaaatgcacatttttcttatatatgagatttgtaatgaaataacaatttccatctttagaaagattcctgcgggtgtattccttgtagtgggaattcctgggctcgtgtctcctgacaatgggaggttgtgatgtttggaagggtgtaatgtacactgagatcgctcaccattgttggggctgttgagaagtagatgaaggttggagtcacacgggggatgaagggttgATGGGAcatatcaggagtagggatgagccgaacaccccctggttcggttcgcaccagaacctgcgaacggaccgaaaatttgcacgaaccttagaaccccattgacgtctatgggactcgaacgttcgaaatcaaaagtgctaattttaaaggcatggtattgtcctaaaaagggtttggggacccgggtcctgcccctggggacatgtatcaatgcataaaaaagttttaaaaaacagccatttttttcgggaacagtgactttaatgatgcttaaagtgaaaaaaaagtgaaatattcctttaaatatcgtacctggggggtgtctatagtatgcctgtaaagtggtgcgtgtttcccgtgcttagaacaatccctgcacaaaatgacatttttaaagtaataaaagtcatttaaaactgcttacggctttaatgtaatgtccagtcccagtaatatggatgaaaatcagtgagacaaacggcatgggtacccccctccccagtccattaccaggcccttatggtcttgtatggatattaaggggaaccccgcacccaaatttaaaaaaaaaaggaaaagcgtggggccccaggccctctgaacagcactatacaggcggtgcaaacaagacaaggtgTCAGCGAAATAGTGTTCCCAGGCATCAAAGCCGTGTTtctgcgcgcatgcgcggtgctCCGGCGCATGCACATTCATGGTCCGGCAAtccggcgcacgcacatgcgcactagcacaCATCCCATGTGACCCTTAGGCTGCCTATAAAAAGGACTTTGGCACACAGTAtctttgctggtttgtcttcagcttcctgtgtatctcTGCTTCCTGATTGTTACCTGCTTTTGGATTGACCTCGACTATTCTGCTTGTCTCCTGCACCagacccttggcttgtttaacggattccgcccttctccagtgtttgaccctctgcctgtgacccggacctgcctgctgtctccttgcccttgaaccgtTACCTGTATCCTGGACTACTCTTGTATCTACCTGCCAcaacacacaggttggacttgatggacttgtgtcttttttcaacctcacctactatgtaactatgtaacacctcaGCCTGTGTTTGAATAATCTaacctgtgtgtttgaccctcagcctggttttggactttctcttgtacccgctcTGGTGATACTCCACTTGCCAGTCGCTGCACAGCTACTCCTCTCTGACAAGGACTTCACGCCAGCAACCACCTGtttcctgggtagcctgtgcctctttgtgcattcATTCCCTGTCACATCTCCAGgggtggactgcgcttagtcgcaagggtgaaccgctctcagcATTTCAGCCTTGGTAAGTACCTCtcctgatagtacaaaccagccatgtctgaggccgacagagcgcgttcaccCCTTGAGATCCTCTGCCAGCAAGTATCAGCACTTACGGACGCAGTGCAAAAGTTGCAAGATGGTTACACCCAGATAGATGGTCGTCTTCAACAACTTACTGGCCTTTCCACAGCTCCTATTTCGGCTCCTGCACCCACCAGCGGGTCCCCCTCTCAAGTGGCTTCTAATCCTACAGTGGTCATGGCtactcctgaacccagggtccccatacctgagcgattttctggCAAACGCAAAAAATTCCAAGCCTTCAAAAATGCTTGCTCTTTGTAGTTGGCCTTGCAGCCTAGGACGTTCTCCTCTGAGGTGGTAAAAGTAGGTTTTGTCATATCCCTTTTAACTgatgaaccacaagcctgggcccacagCTTGATGGAACAAAGGAATCCAATATTAAACACCATAGACTCTTTCTTTGACAGTATGGGGCAACTCTACGATGACCCCCAATGCATGGCTACAGCTGAAGCCACTTTACACAATTTGTTCCAAGGGCGTAGACCTGTTGAAGACTATACCGTCGAATTTCGAAAATGGTCAGCTGATACCGGTTGGAATGAGCCGGCCCTTAAGTATCAATCCCGCCAAGGGCTGTCTGAAGTCCTTAAAGATGAACTGGTCAGAATGGAGACTCCTGCAACTTTAGAGGACTTAAGCCAAACTACCACCAAGCTGGACAGGCGAATGCGAGAAAGACGCTCAGAACGCTTCCAGGTTTCTCATCCCAGCTGGATGCTTCCTAAATCAACGTCCATCCACCCACCTTGTACTGCTTTCCCAGCTTCAAACACCTCTGACATTGAGCCCATGCAATTGGGATTGGTCCGGGCACCACTTTCCTCTGAAGAAAGAATGCGCAGGCATCAGGCCAACCTGTGTCTCTACTGTGGAGGGTCGGGCCATTTTCTCcaccctgtgagacccagtaagtcctattCACCAGCTATTATGAACTTCCAATCCTCTGGTTTTTCACAGACTTATGTAAACCTCTCTGT
This genomic window contains:
- the LOC141146110 gene encoding forkhead activin signal transducer 3-like yields the protein MDCPQHSWDPLYNQVPEPHSIDRILADVESCPGEANGGPKKPDTTDQLSKKSKKSKKSKKSKKSKKSKKKNYQRYAKPPYSYLAMIALVIQASPKKKLKLKQIEHEISILFPFFKGDYQGWRDSVRHNLSSNDCFQKILKDPLKPNGKGNYWIVNVSQIPAAAMKLQNTVVTRQEAYPHDLAPYILDGHPYRPSTFHNPHPPIENTAVRAEAEAQSSGPTQPPSVHPASTYPDILWNLPTSYTTCVAPNVVAPPSIHPLQLYPNFALSLRNYMPSTYSSSTCAERRDVYPPNVIPQMSPQPRPSEARNSLSDFPPNTAIFNVPIYPSPGSYMSPQNMYGQQLSQGGAYGQHLSQGGAYGQHLSQGGAYGQHLTQGCTYGEHLSQVGVYPEYGPNGY